Within the Maledivibacter sp. genome, the region ATATCATTGATCGGAATACCCCCAACCAATGGTTTTGTAAGTAAATGGTATCTAGCCCTAGGAGGCCTTGATGAAAATAAGATTTTATTTGTGGTCATTCTATTATTGAGTGCAATGCTTACTGCAGGATATTTATTACCAATAGTTATCACAGCATTTTTCCCAGGTGAAGAAAGAAATATAGTGAAGAAGGAACCACCTTTGTCTATGCTTATACCTATTATAATATTAACAGGAATAGTTATAATTTTAGGTCTATTTCCAAATGTTGTATTGCATTTGATAGAAGAAATTGTTAGAGCAGTAGTATAATCGAGAGCAAAATTTTAAGGGGAGATATAGGATGATATATAGAAATGCTATTCTAGTCATTTTGATTTTACCTATGCTTGGGGCCCTTATAGGATGGCTAATAGGTAGAAAAAGGGAAGGATATAGGGATACATTTAATATCCTGTTGACTGGAATAGAGTGTTTAATAATAAGTTTACTTTTCAAGAAAATAATTTCAGGCCCAGTGGAGGTCTTTATCCCAGACATCATGGGGATAGGATTATCCCTAAAGCTCGATGTTTTTAGATATATATTTATATGGGTGACTTCCTTGATATGGTTTTTGACCACAATATATTCAACTCAATACCTCATAAAGTATAAAAATAGAAATAGGTATTATGCATTCTTTATGCTTACCCTTGGAAGTACCATAGGAATATTTTTATCAGAGAATCTTATAAATCTATTTACCTTTTTTGAAATAATGTCATTTACTTCATATGCATTGGTAATACACGATGAAGATGAATATGCCCATGAGGCGGGAAGATCATATATTTCCATGGCAATAATCGGAGGACTGATCCTTCTTATGGGATTATTCCTTTTATATGACTGTCTTGGAACTGTGGATATAAGCTTATTATCAAATTCAATGAAGAATTTAGGTAATATTAAGTATTTAATATCTGCTTTACTGATAATAGGTTTTGGAGTAAAAGCCAGTATAGTACCACTGCATGTATGGCTTCCAAAGGCCCATCCTGCGGCTCCTACACCAGCAAGTGCGATTTTATCTGGAATACTTGTTAAAACAGGGATTTTTGGAATAATAATAGTAGTAAATATAATAATGGCTGGGGATATAATTCTTCCAGCTGTGATATTCATAATAGGTCTGATAAATATGTCACTGGGAGGGTTTTTGGCTGTATTTCAGAGGAATATTAAAAGGATACTTGCCTATAGTAGTATGAGTCAGATTGGTTATATACTGGTGGGAATTGGACTTATAGGGCTTTTAGGTGATCATAATTCCATAGCAATATATGGTACCTTGTACCATATATTTAACCATGCCCTATTTAAGGTATTACTATTCCTTTGTACAGGGATAATATATATGATACTTCATGAG harbors:
- a CDS encoding proton-conducting transporter membrane subunit; translation: MIYRNAILVILILPMLGALIGWLIGRKREGYRDTFNILLTGIECLIISLLFKKIISGPVEVFIPDIMGIGLSLKLDVFRYIFIWVTSLIWFLTTIYSTQYLIKYKNRNRYYAFFMLTLGSTIGIFLSENLINLFTFFEIMSFTSYALVIHDEDEYAHEAGRSYISMAIIGGLILLMGLFLLYDCLGTVDISLLSNSMKNLGNIKYLISALLIIGFGVKASIVPLHVWLPKAHPAAPTPASAILSGILVKTGIFGIIIVVNIIMAGDIILPAVIFIIGLINMSLGGFLAVFQRNIKRILAYSSMSQIGYILVGIGLIGLLGDHNSIAIYGTLYHIFNHALFKVLLFLCTGIIYMILHELSINAIRGFGKHKNVLKALFLVGLFAIIGMPGFNGFISKTLLHEALAEAHHMYHNRWFSIAEVIFTVSSSFTVAYLLKIFVTVFMEENEKYKGQYRDHLKKRAIVPMILLSTIIIYIGIKPRVFLNVLEGTMEIFDSHGHIEPHFYSADNVKSSMITIGYGIIIYFGFIRNYLRKVKHGEPVYVNPSLSWFNLEKHFYIPVGVFLYKSSSIIFKVIDRGVINLVIYISDTLKALSGIKVVAPHKAFKNFKIKKPEILKGEGYKNEFATFSDILSILRFNLNSLMYSVFILAMMIIIVLGVLVF